One genomic segment of Novisyntrophococcus fermenticellae includes these proteins:
- a CDS encoding ABC transporter substrate-binding protein: MKKRALLLICVLAALMTACQNGSKDPQTDKELTETTEEQKEREDTISIKDMKGTVEIPSDPRRIVDVSGSADELIAMGIPFVGSANTSMFDGTTVPDYLQEYFTENNVEIVGNYSGSVGDLDLEKIAELKPDLILMNIRHDKVYDQLKEIAPTAMIDDNINYVNWKGRFQQLGEWFDKEDVVHQWLEDYDVKASELSEKVKAVAGDETFAVLEANSVHFGSYYVYRTGGPGELVYDELKLTPSSGVPEDVWGEVVDAEYFSKIDADHIFFFSDDGNVGDTGDSPTWQNLNAVQNGNVYYGKNDVQYNMAYTPGGKLIYMEKLADAIINHANVE; encoded by the coding sequence GTGAAAAAGAGAGCACTGCTTCTGATTTGTGTGTTGGCGGCCTTAATGACTGCCTGCCAGAATGGGTCAAAGGATCCGCAGACAGATAAAGAATTAACTGAAACGACAGAAGAACAAAAGGAAAGGGAAGATACCATATCCATAAAGGACATGAAAGGAACCGTTGAAATACCGTCCGATCCCCGACGCATTGTAGATGTATCCGGTTCGGCAGACGAGCTGATTGCCATGGGGATTCCATTTGTGGGCTCAGCTAATACCAGCATGTTTGACGGGACAACTGTGCCTGACTATCTTCAGGAGTACTTTACGGAAAATAATGTGGAGATAGTGGGAAACTATTCAGGCTCTGTCGGAGATCTGGATCTTGAGAAAATTGCAGAGCTGAAGCCGGATCTGATTCTTATGAATATCCGCCATGACAAGGTGTACGATCAGCTTAAGGAAATTGCTCCAACGGCCATGATTGATGATAACATTAATTATGTGAACTGGAAAGGACGTTTCCAGCAGCTTGGAGAGTGGTTTGACAAGGAGGATGTAGTCCATCAATGGCTGGAGGATTACGATGTAAAGGCTTCTGAACTCTCCGAAAAGGTGAAGGCGGTTGCAGGAGATGAGACTTTTGCTGTATTGGAGGCGAATTCCGTACACTTTGGTTCTTATTATGTTTACCGCACGGGAGGTCCGGGAGAGCTCGTATATGATGAACTGAAACTCACACCATCATCTGGAGTGCCTGAGGATGTCTGGGGTGAAGTAGTAGATGCGGAGTACTTTTCAAAAATCGATGCAGATCATATTTTCTTCTTTAGCGATGACGGGAATGTAGGAGACACAGGGGACAGCCCTACCTGGCAGAATTTGAATGCTGTACAGAACGGAAACGTATACTACGGAAAAAATGATGTTCAGTACAATATGGCTTATACGCCGGGCGGTAAACTGATTTATATGGAGAAACTGGCAGATGCAATCATTAATCACGCAAATGTGGAGTAG